The genomic window CTGATGGAACAAACAAATTCTTTGGTGAGTATTTGATTAATGCCCAAGGGGAAGACGTTGTGGCTGGTATTCGTACCCCTGATCCGATTTCAACTTTGAAAACGAAAATGCCAAAGATTTATAAAGAGCTTGATACGATTCGATTAAAGCTTGAGCGACATTATCGTGATATGCAAGACGTTGAGTTTACGATTCAAGAAGGCAAGCTTTATATGCTTCAGACGAGAACCGGAAAAAGAACTGGTTTAGCGGCTGTTAAGATTGCTGTTGATATGGTTAAAGAGAAATTGATTAAGCCAGAAGAGGGATTGATGAGAGTTGAAGGCGATCATTTGAATCAACTTCTTTTCCCAATTCTTGATCCTAAGGCAAAGCTTGAGGCTATTTCTGCAAAACGCGTTTTGGCCAGAGGTTTGCCAGCAGGTCCAGGAGCATCAAACGGACAAATTGTTTTTACGGCTGATGATGCTGTGAAGTGGGCTGAAAATGGCAAAAAAGTTATTTTGGTTCGAAAAGAAACTTCTCCAGAAGATGTTTCTGGTATGTGGGCTGCTCAAGCAATTTTGACATCAACAGGAGGAATGACTTCGCATGCAGCTGTTGTTGCTCGAGGTTGGGGCAAATGTTGTGTGGTTGGTTGTGCGGCTTTGGATATTGACTATAAAACAAAGACAATCAAGGTTGATGGAAAAGTTTTAGAAGAAGGCGCCGAGGTTTCTATCGATGGTTCAACAGGAGAAATTGTTTTAGGACATGTTGAGACATCTTCTTCGCCAGTTGTTTCAGGGATTATTGACAAAAATAAAGCTGCACTAAAACATCCAATTTGCCAGATTTTCTTGGAAGTGATGAAATGGGCAGATAAAGCACGAGAAATCAAGGTTCGCACCAATGCGGATTCTCCAAAAGATGCACAAAATGCACGTGCGTTTGGCGCAGAAGGTATTGGCCTTTGCCGAACAGAGCATATGTTTTTTGAGGGCGATCGTATTTGGGCTATTCGAGAAATGATTCTTGCCAACGATGTCGCTGGTCGAGAAGCAGCTCTTAAGAAACTTCTTCCATATCAAAGAAAAGATTTTGAAGGTATTTTTAAGGCTATGGATGGATTACCTGTTACAGTGCGTCTTTTAGACCCACCTTTACATGAGTTCTTGCCTCACGATGCCTAAGGGCAAGAAGAGATGGCAAAGCGTTTAAACATAACACCAGAAGCGGTTAAAGCAAAAGTAGATTCTCTTCACGAGATGAATCCTATGTTTGGTCATCGTGGATGCCGATTGTCGATTACTTATCCTGAAATTTGCAAAATGCAGGTAACAGCGATTATGGAAGCGGCATGCAACATGGCTAAGAAAGAAATTAAAGTTCTTCCAGAGATCATGATTCCTTTGATTGGAACAAAGGCAGAATATGATATTCTAGAAGCGATTTCTCGTAATACGGCCGAAGAGATTATCAAAGCTAAAGGTGTTAAGGTTAATTATCTTGTTGGAACCATGATGGAAATTCCTCGTGCAACACTTGTTGCCGACAAGGTTGCTGAAAAAGCAGAGTTTTTCTCATTTGGTACCAATGATCTTACACAGATGACGTTTGGCTATAGTCGTGATGACGTAGCAACATTTTTACCTGAATATATTGATAAGAAAATTGTTAGAGATGATCCGTTTGCTTCTATTGATCAGGAAGGTGTAGGTGAACTTGTTATCACAGCGGTGAAACGTGGTCGATCGACACGCAAGAATTTAAAGTGTGGTGTTTGCGGCGAGCATGGTGGGGACCCAGCGAGTGTTAAGTTTTTTGTTAGAGCCGGTCTTAATTATGTTAGTTGTTCACCCTATCGTGTGCCAATTGCACGTTTAGCAGCAGGACAAGCAGCGCTTGAAGCTAAAAAGAAAAAATAAACAAAGGACATTGTATTGGATCCTATACGCGCATATTTTAAAGACGTTCGACATATTCCTCTTTTGACAGCAGAAGAAGAAATTGATTTGTCTCGAAAGCTTCTGAGTGGAGATAAACAAGCAAGAGAGCAGATGATCAAGTCGAACTTGCGCCTTGTTATTAGTATTGCTAAGCGATACATGAATCTTGGAATCCCTTTAAGTGATTTAATTGAAGAGGGCAACATCGGATTGATGCGTGCCGTCGAGAAATTTGATCCTGAAAAGGGATTCCGTTTTTCAACATATGCGGCTTGGTGGATCAAGCAAAGTGTTTCTCGTTCGATTGTGGATCAAGGAAAAATGATCCGCATTCCTGTGTATATGAACGAAGAGCTTGCGAAATATAAAAAAGCTGTCGAAAAACTAACGCACAAGCTAAAGCGAAAGCCGCGTGTCGCTGAAATTGCAAAAACAATGCAGCTTGGCGTCGATCGTGTTCGCGAGATTCGTCAGTGCGTTACCAAAATGTCAAGTTTGGATGCTCCGATCGGAGAAGAGGGAGAAGGACAATTTAAGGATGTTGTTGAGGACACAACTTTAGAGGCTCCGCATGAAGAGCTAGAAGGTTTTCTAAACAAAGAACGCACGCTTGATCTTTTGAGCATGATGGATGATAGAGAGCGCGAAGTTTTAGATTTACGTTTTGGTATTACAGACGGAGAAAAGCGTACTTTGGCGGAAATCGCAAAAAGGCTTGGCGTTTCGCGTGAGCGTATTCGTCAGTTAGAAGTTGGAGCTATAAAGAAGTTGCGAGAAATTTTTCATAAGCAAGAAAAAGGGTTTCAGGAGGAATCAGAATAATGAGCAACGGATCAGCGAGAAAAACATTTGCTTTGATTGTTCCGCGTTTTGAAGATTTGGATCATTCTTTTTATGCCGAAGAAATTGTTAAGGGAGTAGGCCTAACGGCAAGTCGACTTAAGGTCGATGTTTTGATGCATATTACTGAGCGTTATGATCACGAGGATTGGTTGCGCGGAAGATTGATCGATCGAAATTATATTGACGGTATTATTTTTGCTGACATCGATAATGATGTCGAGACACTTCACAAAGTTATTGCGACGGGTATTCCGTATATTGTCTTAAATAATATTTTTAAAGAACCGATCAATAGCATTGCAGTTGATAATCAAAAAGCTGCGTTTGATGTCGTTGAGCATTTTATTAAATTTGGACACAAGGACATTGCTATTGTTTGTGGTGACTTGCGAACACAAGCCGGCCGGCTTCGCTTAGAAGGATATAGGGAAGCTCTTGAAAAGCATGGCCTTGCCTTTAAGGATGAATTTATTAAATACGGGGAATTCTTAAGAACTCCGTCTCGCAAAAGCGCGCAAGAATTATTTGACGCAACAAATCGACCAACAGCTATTTTTGCTTGTTCTGACGTGATGGCTTTAGAGGTGATGTATGAAGCTAAGACGCGGGGATTAAGAGTCCCTCAAGAGGTGTCTATTGTTGGGTTTGATGATAACCCTGTTAATATTCATAGCACGGTTAAGCTATCGACTGTTGCTCAACCTCTAAAGGAAATGGGCCGTCTTGGTCTTGAAAAGCTTAATCAGATTTGTGAAGGTCAAATTGGTGTGCCGATCCAAATTCTTTTGCCGACGAAATTTATTGAACGAGAAACTGTCACACAGCTAAAAGATTAAGATTTTAAAACAGGAGTTTGCCCCGTGAGCAAAAAACTACAAGACTACATTCGCGACATTCCAGATTTCCCCAAAAAAGGAATTATTTTTAAAGACATTACAACGCTTTTGAATGATAAAATTGCGTTTAAGAAATCGATTGATGCATTGGCTAAAAAGTTTAAGGGCCAGAAAATTGATTATGTTGTTTCGGTTGAAGCGAGAGGATTTATTTTTGGTGCAGCGCTTGCCTATAAGCTCGGCGCTGGGTTTGTTCCTGTTCGAAAGAAAGGAAAGCTTCCATCAAAAACAC from Candidatus Omnitrophota bacterium includes these protein-coding regions:
- a CDS encoding sigma-70 family RNA polymerase sigma factor, giving the protein MDPIRAYFKDVRHIPLLTAEEEIDLSRKLLSGDKQAREQMIKSNLRLVISIAKRYMNLGIPLSDLIEEGNIGLMRAVEKFDPEKGFRFSTYAAWWIKQSVSRSIVDQGKMIRIPVYMNEELAKYKKAVEKLTHKLKRKPRVAEIAKTMQLGVDRVREIRQCVTKMSSLDAPIGEEGEGQFKDVVEDTTLEAPHEELEGFLNKERTLDLLSMMDDREREVLDLRFGITDGEKRTLAEIAKRLGVSRERIRQLEVGAIKKLREIFHKQEKGFQEESE
- a CDS encoding adenine phosphoribosyltransferase is translated as MSKKLQDYIRDIPDFPKKGIIFKDITTLLNDKIAFKKSIDALAKKFKGQKIDYVVSVEARGFIFGAALAYKLGAGFVPVRKKGKLPSKTRSVTYDLEYGTDTLEIHEDAIKKNAKVLIVDDLLATGGTVVAVTQLLKEFKASIVSIAFLIELKFLNGRDKLKKFPIYALIEY
- a CDS encoding substrate-binding domain-containing protein; translated protein: MSNGSARKTFALIVPRFEDLDHSFYAEEIVKGVGLTASRLKVDVLMHITERYDHEDWLRGRLIDRNYIDGIIFADIDNDVETLHKVIATGIPYIVLNNIFKEPINSIAVDNQKAAFDVVEHFIKFGHKDIAIVCGDLRTQAGRLRLEGYREALEKHGLAFKDEFIKYGEFLRTPSRKSAQELFDATNRPTAIFACSDVMALEVMYEAKTRGLRVPQEVSIVGFDDNPVNIHSTVKLSTVAQPLKEMGRLGLEKLNQICEGQIGVPIQILLPTKFIERETVTQLKD